Proteins from a single region of Catharus ustulatus isolate bCatUst1 chromosome 22, bCatUst1.pri.v2, whole genome shotgun sequence:
- the SPATA22 gene encoding spermatogenesis-associated protein 22: protein MKRSLAETSARSTAGCLPVPLFNQKKRTRQPVTSNPLKNEPGTGSATRSYDFSPSSFGWGTANPEVDELQTAANSGQAEHPMAPSLLKPPNASKFNLANAGKNLSACRNRNEYTPLGNTAKSRSDNGTSRKFENFSSSLKSAQQQKRPESRNPSQLTKTDTAKGQWPVKPNTVARNLQDHSPAYKFNHNTQQNKMKKKQFGCVPEEKSQEMSSSQVKTKIKKNSLRILSAVIQSVKHWSQYAYKTALLFEVLGTLDSAVTPGAKGAKNFLLRDGKETLPCVFYEIDRELPRLIRGRVHRCMGTYDAKRNVFKCVSVRPATAQEQDTFQEFVKIADVEMTAYVKTINEM from the exons atgaaaaggagTTTGGCTGAGACCTCGGCTCGCAGCACAGCAG gttGTCTGCCTGTACCACTGttcaatcagaaaaaaagaactagACAGCCTGTCACTTCAAATCCACTTAAAAATGAACCAGGTACTGGTTCTGCAACTCGGAGTTACGACTTTTCTCCCTCATCATTCG GTTGGGGAACTGCAAACCCAGAAGTGGATGAACTACAGACAGCAGCAAACAGTGG GCAAGCAGAGCATCCAATGGCTCCTTCCCTTCTGAAACCACCAAATGCATCAAAGTTTAATTTAGCAAATGCTGGGAAAAACTTGTCTGCCTGCAG GAACAGAAATGAATATACTCCTTTAGGTAACACAGCAAAATCAAGATCTGATAATGGAACTTCTCGAAAGTTTGAGAATTTTTCAAGCAGTTTGAAAAGTGCCCAGCAGCAAAAACGCCCTGAGAGTCGTAACCCATCCCAGCTGACCAAAACAGACACTGCCAAAGGACAGTGGCCAGTGAAACCCAACACTGTGGCAAGAAATCTGCAGGATCATAGTCCGGCATATAAATTTAACCACAATactcagcaaaataaaatgaagaaaaaacaatttggTTGTGTCCCAGAAGAGAAAAGTCAG GAAATGTCATCATCTCAAGTGAAAAcgaaaataaaaaagaattctttGCGAATCCTGTCTGCAGTCATTCAAAGTGTGAAGCACTGGAGCCAATATGCCTACAAAACTGCCCTGTTATTTGAAGTTTTGG GCACACTGGATTCTGCAGTCACACCTGGAGCAAAAGGGGCGAAGAACTTTCTTCTGAGAGATGGAAAGGAGACCCTGCCTTGTGTGTTTTATGAAATT GACCGTGAGCTTCCCCGACTCATTAGAGGTCGAGTGCACAGGTGCATGGGAACTTACGATGCAAAAAGGAACGTTTTCAAGTGCGTCTCTGTAAGACCAGCAACTGCTCAAGAACAGGACACTTTCCAAGAGTTTGTTAAAATTGCAGATGTTGAGATGACAGCATATGTAAAAACtataaatgaaatgtaa